One window of Chryseobacterium indologenes genomic DNA carries:
- a CDS encoding RNA polymerase sigma factor: MKIKDAEIISLMQNPRTQDKGVRALMDAYQSRLYWHIRRIIVDGDLAQDTLQETFIKAYQNFHQFKNDSQLYTWLYRIATNEALQQVNKMKKMQKTDEDPEYHMQNLVADNTEGDAEEIQILLQSAIQSLPEKQKLVFMMRYYDDLPYEEISKIVDMSVGTLKTNYHYAKQKIEDYIKENYER; the protein is encoded by the coding sequence ATGAAGATTAAGGACGCGGAGATTATTTCGTTGATGCAGAATCCACGGACCCAGGATAAAGGAGTCCGGGCCTTGATGGATGCCTATCAAAGCAGATTGTACTGGCACATAAGAAGAATTATTGTGGACGGAGATCTTGCACAGGATACTTTGCAGGAAACTTTTATAAAAGCTTATCAAAATTTTCATCAGTTCAAAAATGATAGCCAGCTGTATACCTGGTTGTACAGAATTGCAACCAACGAAGCATTGCAGCAGGTGAACAAAATGAAGAAAATGCAGAAAACTGATGAAGATCCGGAGTATCACATGCAGAATCTTGTAGCTGACAATACCGAAGGAGATGCTGAGGAAATACAGATTTTGCTGCAGAGCGCTATACAAAGCCTGCCTGAAAAGCAGAAATTGGTATTTATGATGCGGTATTATGATGATTTACCCTACGAAGAAATATCAAAAATTGTAGATATGTCAGTAGGAACTTTGAAAACGAATTATCATTATGCCAAACAAAAAATAGAAGATTATATTAAAGAAAATTACGAAAGATAA
- a CDS encoding S66 peptidase family protein — protein sequence MKKIIFPKSLKKGDKIAVISPAGAVDASQMEKGIEMIKSRGFEPVLGEHLYTRFSNGYNYAGTEQERIKDINWALNDTEIRAVWASRGGYGCQHLIQHLKMKGFTENPKWYIGYSDNTVIQSYLLKKGFASIHGQTIKTSSFGVTDDSYDLIFDILKGKTPKYSLESHQFNKEGNIEGELIGGNLALVYALLGTKYSFDFKDKILFIEDIGENFYALDRMIMSLELAGVFSKIKGLIIGGMTNMGDEKENKSYEESFDEFAYKLISERISRYKFPVVFGFPNGHIKDNRPLLIGGQVKMKVGTKVKIEF from the coding sequence ATGAAAAAAATAATCTTTCCAAAGTCCCTTAAAAAAGGTGACAAAATAGCTGTTATTTCCCCTGCAGGAGCGGTAGATGCCTCTCAAATGGAAAAGGGAATAGAAATGATTAAGAGCAGAGGTTTTGAGCCCGTTCTCGGGGAACATCTCTATACAAGATTTTCAAACGGATATAATTATGCCGGAACAGAACAGGAAAGAATAAAAGATATCAACTGGGCTTTGAATGATACAGAGATCAGAGCGGTATGGGCTTCACGGGGAGGTTACGGATGCCAGCACCTGATTCAGCACCTGAAAATGAAAGGTTTTACAGAAAATCCGAAATGGTATATTGGATATTCTGACAACACAGTGATACAAAGTTATCTGTTGAAAAAAGGTTTTGCATCCATTCATGGGCAGACCATTAAAACATCAAGTTTCGGTGTTACTGATGACAGCTATGATCTGATCTTTGATATCCTCAAAGGTAAAACGCCAAAATACAGTCTAGAATCACATCAATTCAATAAAGAAGGGAATATTGAAGGAGAATTAATCGGAGGGAATTTAGCCCTGGTTTATGCCCTTTTAGGGACCAAGTATTCTTTTGACTTTAAAGACAAAATCCTGTTTATTGAAGATATCGGAGAAAACTTCTATGCACTGGACCGTATGATTATGAGTCTGGAGCTGGCAGGAGTTTTCAGTAAGATCAAAGGACTTATCATTGGCGGGATGACCAATATGGGAGACGAAAAGGAAAATAAAAGCTATGAAGAAAGCTTTGATGAATTTGCCTATAAACTGATCTCAGAACGAATTTCAAGATATAAATTCCCTGTAGTGTTTGGTTTCCCGAATGGACATATTAAAGATAACCGGCCGCTTTTAATTGGTGGGCAAGTTAAAATGAAGGTTGGAACTAAAGTGAAGATCGAATTTTAA
- a CDS encoding YraN family protein produces MADHNDFGKIAEDTAVDYLQKNGYKILVRNFRFQKAEIDIIAEKDNLIIVVEVKARSTDAFMLPQEAVTKTKIKSIVSAANHYLEEFNKDNEVRFDIISVLPDESRNLKIDHIADAFQALDAN; encoded by the coding sequence ATGGCTGATCATAACGATTTTGGAAAAATAGCAGAAGATACAGCAGTTGATTATCTTCAAAAGAACGGCTACAAAATCCTTGTCAGAAACTTTCGTTTTCAGAAAGCGGAGATTGACATTATTGCTGAAAAAGATAATCTGATTATTGTTGTGGAAGTGAAAGCAAGGTCTACCGATGCCTTCATGCTCCCACAGGAAGCAGTCACCAAAACAAAAATAAAATCAATTGTTTCTGCAGCCAATCATTATCTCGAAGAATTTAATAAAGATAACGAAGTCAGGTTTGATATTATCTCCGTTCTTCCTGATGAAAGCAGAAACTTAAAAATTGACCACATAGCCGATGCATTTCAGGCATTGGATGCTAATTAA
- a CDS encoding LysE family translocator: MLELVLSAIILGFMLSLVFIGPIFFLLIETSFSRGPRHALSLDLGVITADLLCIVAAYYASTDIVALIDKHPGFYRITSILIFVYGIVMLVTKTKMHLPGEEKIIGQNYIKTFFNGFFFNLLNVGVILFWLVTVISVRNQYPDTSSFILYIGIVLGTYLSIDLAKIFLAKQFHDKLTQKLANQIRRVVGCILIIFSFFIFLQSFKKFNQFERQLEEAEKKEVKYQKTE; this comes from the coding sequence ATGCTAGAACTTGTACTATCGGCGATCATATTAGGATTCATGCTGAGCTTGGTTTTTATAGGACCTATATTTTTCCTGTTAATTGAAACCAGCTTTTCCAGAGGCCCCAGACATGCCTTGTCATTGGATCTTGGAGTTATTACTGCAGATTTATTATGTATTGTAGCAGCATATTATGCCAGTACAGATATTGTAGCTTTAATTGATAAGCATCCCGGTTTTTACAGGATCACTTCCATTCTTATTTTTGTTTATGGAATTGTGATGCTGGTTACCAAGACCAAGATGCATTTGCCAGGCGAAGAAAAGATCATTGGCCAAAATTATATTAAAACATTTTTCAATGGCTTTTTCTTTAATCTTTTAAATGTAGGAGTTATCCTTTTCTGGCTGGTAACGGTAATTTCTGTGAGAAATCAATATCCGGACACCAGCAGTTTTATTCTATACATAGGGATCGTACTGGGCACTTACCTTTCAATAGATCTTGCCAAAATATTTCTTGCCAAGCAATTTCACGATAAATTAACACAAAAACTGGCCAACCAAATCAGAAGAGTTGTTGGCTGTATTCTTATTATCTTCAGTTTCTTTATCTTCCTGCAGAGTTTCAAAAAGTTCAATCAGTTTGAAAGACAGCTGGAGGAAGCCGAAAAGAAAGAAGTAAAATATCAAAAAACAGAATGA
- a CDS encoding Maf family protein — protein sequence MKLLLASQSPRRKELLSSLGFEFEVVKIDCEEILPEHIKIEEAAAYLSDLKADAFRRLEADEVLLTADTVVAIDNQILGKPKDEADAYKMLQSLSGKTHQVYTGITIKTADKSITETDVADVTLDSLSDEEINYYIQNYKPFDKAGSYGIQEWLGMAKITSLTGSFYTIMGLPTHLVYKILKETSLI from the coding sequence ATGAAATTACTTTTAGCATCTCAATCACCAAGAAGAAAAGAACTTCTTTCAAGCCTGGGTTTTGAATTTGAAGTCGTAAAAATAGACTGTGAAGAAATTCTTCCCGAACATATAAAAATAGAAGAAGCTGCAGCTTACCTGTCTGATTTAAAAGCAGATGCTTTCAGGCGTCTGGAAGCTGATGAAGTCCTGTTAACTGCTGATACTGTTGTAGCTATTGATAATCAGATTCTTGGAAAACCTAAAGATGAAGCTGACGCATACAAAATGCTTCAGAGTCTTTCCGGAAAAACTCATCAGGTTTATACGGGAATCACTATCAAAACTGCAGATAAATCTATTACAGAAACGGATGTTGCTGATGTCACTCTTGATAGCCTCTCTGATGAAGAAATAAACTATTACATTCAAAACTATAAGCCTTTCGATAAAGCGGGAAGCTATGGTATTCAGGAATGGCTGGGAATGGCAAAGATCACAAGTCTTACAGGAAGTTTTTATACGATTATGGGACTTCCTACCCATCTTGTCTACAAAATATTGAAAGAAACCTCCCTGATTTAA
- the tsaB gene encoding tRNA (adenosine(37)-N6)-threonylcarbamoyltransferase complex dimerization subunit type 1 TsaB: protein MKILYLETSSKNCSVAVSDNEKLLCVCEEVSENYKQSESLHTYVEWALEGAGIALKDIEAVSLGKGPGSYTGLRIGAASAKGFCYGLKVPLIAVNSLESMIEPFLGDNYDFIVPLIDARRMEVYTAVYDGSTGKELSETEAKILDETSFEEFKDKKVLFVGDGAKKAKDILNLPDAVFNETVYPSAKYLITRTLEKIENKEFEDMAYFEPFYLKDFHGVKKKGS, encoded by the coding sequence ATGAAAATTCTATATCTGGAAACATCATCCAAAAACTGTTCAGTAGCGGTATCAGACAATGAAAAGCTGCTGTGTGTGTGTGAAGAAGTTTCTGAAAACTATAAACAATCTGAAAGCCTTCATACCTATGTGGAATGGGCATTGGAAGGAGCGGGGATTGCACTTAAAGATATTGAAGCCGTTTCTTTGGGGAAAGGTCCCGGATCTTACACCGGATTAAGGATTGGTGCAGCCTCTGCAAAAGGATTCTGCTATGGTCTTAAAGTTCCCCTGATTGCTGTAAATTCCCTTGAAAGTATGATAGAGCCTTTTTTAGGCGATAACTATGACTTTATAGTACCTTTGATTGATGCGAGGAGAATGGAGGTATATACAGCCGTTTATGACGGTAGTACGGGAAAAGAATTATCTGAGACCGAAGCCAAGATTTTGGATGAAACTTCTTTTGAAGAATTTAAAGATAAAAAAGTATTGTTTGTGGGAGACGGTGCAAAAAAGGCAAAAGATATATTGAATCTTCCTGATGCTGTTTTTAACGAGACTGTTTATCCTTCTGCAAAATATCTTATCACAAGGACATTGGAAAAAATAGAGAATAAAGAATTTGAAGATATGGCTTATTTTGAGCCTTTCTATCTTAAGGATTTCCATGGAGTAAAGAAAAAGGGCTCGTAA
- a CDS encoding tetratricopeptide repeat protein produces MKKNILFLLVICLVASCATKTKKPEQRSKLLKGFSTYYNTLFNAKDALNSEFTTRDKGHKDNFYAPYIPILTYEEQPLGSDLGQSEAFAENSMKMAEVVNRPSGRGNSGVPNIPGGPQGNAPARPEGEQGKGATTLEIAEAKALKAINKYSVTRNGEEKNKQIFDAYMILAQARIYRGKSLEALDALNYVFTHMKDDKRIALARIYQGLAYNQIKDYHRAHETFAKLKGEDINKSYAKLLSIYYSESLLDAGKKEDAAKELDDAFELNSNRKLKSRIAYLRGQVLENLNQNDKARESYTAAYKYANDFEFEVKSQIAIAKTFNGKGDYAGAKNYLEGISKKGTYGSRKNEFYYALGLMANKAGKKDEAQQFFRKSLFEKVSDPQIRGLAYYEIGKSYLEKNDYIGAGSYYDSALAVMTYEPSKILLKDQSEYIKKISKNYYLIKKNDSILSLAKMDEGQKTDYFTKYIAKLKIKEEKEELERKRAERSKGFDTGDYSANSVFANSSNAFEDFGVTTKGFYFGNTGTVSKGTSTFKQVWGDRALADNWRFSKKMASIEDMKNEALGVTSAPNPRRFEPSYYIEQIPTDQGKLSQLKKDRDTASLGLGIMYQNYFTNTPLATKTLYDLVDVKPEEKVMLQALYEIFAMNYEKNPQASEKAKQILLTDYPYTSYAEFARNPKNKSFVKSTEEVENEYKKAYALFESEKFAESKEVIDQTLQKFPKDALVPKLYLLNAFNAGKANGKEVMILQLEQIALNYSKTPEGIRAKEMLVYLKSDLSFQATDNKGNAVPQQPGGAPVQPNAQNTGVPQMNNGKNISTQTLNMDPAPQQGNPAQQQQKNKKPAETKPASKAPPRPQ; encoded by the coding sequence ATGAAAAAGAATATATTGTTCCTTTTAGTGATATGTCTCGTTGCTTCCTGTGCTACCAAAACAAAAAAGCCGGAGCAGCGATCAAAACTATTGAAAGGATTTTCCACATATTACAACACGCTTTTTAATGCGAAAGATGCATTAAACAGTGAGTTTACCACCAGAGATAAAGGACATAAAGACAATTTTTATGCTCCTTATATTCCCATTCTTACCTATGAAGAACAGCCTTTGGGAAGTGATCTCGGACAGTCAGAAGCTTTTGCTGAAAACTCCATGAAAATGGCTGAAGTAGTCAACAGACCTTCAGGAAGAGGAAATTCCGGAGTTCCCAATATACCGGGAGGACCTCAGGGAAATGCCCCTGCAAGACCTGAAGGTGAACAAGGTAAAGGAGCTACTACCCTAGAAATTGCAGAAGCAAAAGCTTTAAAAGCGATTAATAAATATTCTGTAACCAGAAACGGTGAAGAGAAAAACAAACAGATTTTTGATGCTTATATGATTCTTGCCCAGGCGAGAATTTATAGAGGAAAATCCCTGGAAGCGCTGGATGCTCTTAATTATGTGTTTACTCACATGAAAGACGATAAAAGGATTGCACTGGCAAGAATTTATCAGGGACTTGCTTATAATCAAATCAAAGATTATCACAGAGCTCATGAGACTTTTGCTAAACTGAAAGGAGAAGATATCAATAAGAGCTATGCAAAACTGCTGAGCATTTACTACTCTGAATCTTTGCTAGATGCAGGTAAAAAGGAAGACGCAGCCAAAGAGCTTGATGATGCTTTTGAACTGAACAGCAACAGAAAACTCAAGAGTAGAATTGCTTATCTGAGAGGCCAGGTTTTAGAAAATCTGAACCAGAATGATAAAGCAAGGGAAAGCTATACCGCAGCCTATAAATATGCCAATGATTTTGAATTTGAAGTAAAATCCCAGATTGCCATTGCTAAGACTTTTAATGGTAAAGGTGATTATGCAGGAGCTAAAAACTATCTGGAAGGCATCAGTAAAAAAGGGACTTACGGTTCCAGAAAAAATGAATTTTATTATGCTTTAGGTTTAATGGCCAACAAAGCAGGCAAAAAAGATGAAGCCCAGCAGTTCTTCAGAAAATCTTTGTTTGAAAAGGTTTCTGACCCTCAGATCCGTGGATTAGCTTATTATGAGATAGGAAAAAGCTATCTGGAGAAAAATGATTATATCGGAGCCGGAAGCTATTATGATTCTGCGCTTGCAGTAATGACCTATGAGCCATCAAAGATTTTATTAAAAGATCAGTCTGAATACATTAAAAAGATTTCCAAAAACTACTATCTGATCAAAAAGAATGACAGTATTCTTTCACTCGCAAAGATGGATGAAGGTCAGAAAACAGACTATTTCACAAAATATATTGCAAAATTAAAGATTAAAGAAGAGAAAGAAGAGCTGGAAAGAAAACGTGCAGAAAGAAGCAAAGGATTTGATACCGGAGACTACAGCGCTAATTCTGTTTTTGCCAATAGTTCCAATGCTTTTGAAGATTTCGGAGTGACGACCAAAGGGTTTTACTTTGGAAATACGGGAACTGTAAGCAAAGGAACATCTACCTTTAAACAAGTCTGGGGAGATCGTGCTCTTGCCGATAACTGGCGTTTTTCCAAGAAAATGGCATCTATTGAAGATATGAAGAATGAAGCTCTAGGAGTTACTTCAGCACCTAATCCAAGACGTTTTGAACCTTCTTACTATATTGAACAGATCCCTACAGATCAGGGTAAATTATCCCAATTGAAAAAAGACAGAGATACTGCTTCTTTAGGTCTGGGAATCATGTATCAGAACTATTTTACCAACACTCCTCTGGCGACAAAAACACTGTATGACCTTGTAGATGTTAAACCTGAAGAAAAGGTAATGTTACAGGCATTGTATGAGATTTTTGCCATGAACTATGAGAAAAATCCACAGGCATCTGAAAAAGCAAAACAAATTCTATTGACGGATTATCCTTACACTTCTTATGCTGAATTTGCCAGAAATCCTAAAAATAAATCATTCGTAAAATCAACGGAAGAAGTTGAAAATGAATATAAAAAAGCATATGCCTTATTTGAATCGGAAAAATTTGCAGAAAGTAAGGAAGTGATCGATCAGACTCTTCAAAAATTCCCTAAGGATGCACTGGTTCCTAAATTGTACCTTCTCAATGCATTCAATGCAGGAAAAGCCAACGGAAAGGAAGTCATGATTCTGCAGCTTGAACAGATTGCCCTGAATTATTCTAAAACTCCAGAAGGCATAAGGGCAAAAGAAATGCTGGTGTATCTGAAAAGCGATCTCAGCTTCCAGGCAACGGATAATAAAGGAAATGCTGTTCCACAACAACCAGGAGGAGCACCCGTACAGCCTAATGCCCAAAACACCGGCGTTCCGCAAATGAACAATGGAAAAAATATCAGTACACAAACCCTGAATATGGACCCTGCTCCACAACAGGGAAATCCTGCCCAGCAGCAGCAAAAAAACAAGAAACCTGCAGAAACGAAACCTGCTTCAAAGGCACCGCCAAGACCTCAATAA
- a CDS encoding KdsC family phosphatase: protein MSYKEKLKDIKAFVFDVDGVFTDGSVYLLPGGNMCRVMNVLDGYAVVKALKNNYLIGVITGGNDEMVKHRINYLGIQDYYPKSHNKIDDFEDFKKKHNLKNEEILTMGDDLPDIHIMESSAIAACPENAVPEVKGISDYISPKKGGTGAVRDVIEQVMKVQGNWHDDNTQSV from the coding sequence ATGAGTTATAAAGAGAAATTAAAAGATATTAAAGCATTTGTATTTGATGTTGACGGGGTTTTCACAGACGGAAGTGTTTATCTGCTTCCCGGAGGAAATATGTGCAGGGTAATGAATGTTCTGGACGGATATGCAGTAGTGAAAGCATTAAAAAACAACTATTTGATCGGAGTGATTACCGGAGGAAATGATGAAATGGTAAAACACAGAATCAATTATCTGGGTATTCAGGATTATTACCCGAAATCCCACAATAAAATAGATGATTTTGAAGATTTTAAAAAGAAACACAATCTTAAAAATGAAGAAATACTGACCATGGGTGATGATCTTCCGGATATTCATATTATGGAAAGTTCAGCTATTGCGGCATGTCCTGAAAATGCAGTTCCTGAGGTAAAGGGAATCTCCGATTATATTTCCCCGAAAAAAGGTGGAACCGGAGCAGTACGCGATGTGATAGAACAGGTAATGAAGGTCCAGGGCAACTGGCATGATGATAACACTCAATCTGTATAA
- a CDS encoding SDR family NAD(P)-dependent oxidoreductase, with translation MKTVLITGATSGIGKATAELLAKQGNRIIICGRRSEVLETVKTELSQYTEIFSLLFDVRNLEQVEAAINSLPENWKEIDVLINNAGNAHGLDPLSAGKTDDWDSMIDGNVKGLLYVSKMIIPIMKTKNLGHIVNISSVAARQTYANGVVYCATKKAVDVISEGMRLELTEFGIKVTNIQPGAVETDFSLVRFKGDSEKASTVYAGYEALKAEDIADAIAYCVNAPKHVTVSDMTIYPSAQAEPRTIYRK, from the coding sequence ATGAAGACAGTATTAATTACCGGAGCAACTTCCGGAATAGGTAAAGCCACTGCAGAGCTTCTTGCAAAACAAGGGAACAGAATTATTATCTGCGGAAGAAGAAGTGAAGTATTGGAAACTGTAAAAACAGAACTTTCTCAATATACCGAAATATTTAGTTTATTGTTTGATGTAAGGAATCTTGAACAGGTGGAAGCAGCTATAAACTCACTCCCTGAAAACTGGAAAGAGATTGATGTTCTGATTAATAATGCAGGAAATGCTCATGGGCTGGATCCTCTTTCGGCTGGTAAGACGGACGACTGGGATTCTATGATTGATGGGAATGTAAAGGGACTGCTCTATGTTTCTAAAATGATCATCCCGATTATGAAAACTAAAAATTTAGGTCATATAGTAAACATCAGTTCTGTAGCAGCAAGACAAACTTATGCCAATGGAGTAGTGTACTGTGCAACGAAGAAAGCAGTAGACGTTATTTCAGAAGGAATGAGACTGGAGCTTACTGAATTCGGAATCAAAGTGACCAATATTCAGCCGGGAGCTGTAGAAACAGATTTTTCTTTGGTAAGGTTCAAAGGTGACAGTGAGAAAGCTTCAACAGTATATGCGGGCTATGAAGCTCTGAAAGCAGAGGATATTGCCGATGCCATTGCTTACTGTGTGAATGCTCCGAAACATGTAACTGTTTCAGATATGACCATCTATCCAAGTGCTCAAGCAGAACCGAGAACAATTTATAGAAAATAG
- a CDS encoding Rossmann-like and DUF2520 domain-containing protein, translated as MQIVIIGSGNVAYHMAKAFTLKSIPLAQIFGRNEKELSKISEELNIPYSTDHLEEADLYIICVSDHSVEDVSKIITKKDCLVAHTSGSLPKEVLSGEYRKASFYPLQTFSKSKELEYEKIPFFVEAENEEDQKILLDLASQVSEKVMESSHEKRKYIHLTAVFACNFVNHLFSRAKEISDSQEIPFDYFLPLIDETVQKIYEIEPKQAQTGPAVRNDVRILHLHEQLLKDESLEIYKTMNHSIQKMYEL; from the coding sequence ATGCAAATTGTAATTATCGGTTCCGGAAATGTTGCCTATCATATGGCAAAAGCTTTCACTTTGAAAAGCATTCCCCTGGCCCAGATTTTTGGCAGGAACGAAAAAGAATTAAGTAAAATTTCAGAAGAATTAAATATTCCGTATTCCACAGATCATCTGGAGGAAGCGGATCTTTATATCATCTGTGTAAGTGATCATTCTGTGGAAGATGTTTCAAAGATCATTACCAAAAAAGATTGTTTGGTTGCCCATACTTCCGGATCGCTTCCAAAAGAAGTTTTGTCTGGTGAATACCGGAAAGCCAGCTTCTACCCTTTACAGACTTTTTCTAAGTCAAAAGAACTGGAATATGAAAAAATTCCGTTTTTTGTAGAAGCTGAGAATGAAGAAGACCAGAAAATATTGCTTGACCTTGCTTCACAGGTTTCAGAGAAAGTGATGGAAAGCAGCCACGAAAAAAGAAAATATATTCACTTGACAGCTGTTTTCGCCTGCAATTTTGTGAATCATCTTTTTTCCAGGGCTAAAGAAATTTCAGATTCTCAGGAAATTCCGTTTGATTATTTCTTACCGCTGATTGATGAAACGGTTCAGAAAATTTATGAAATTGAACCCAAGCAGGCACAAACAGGACCAGCAGTGAGAAATGATGTAAGAATTCTACACCTGCATGAACAGTTATTAAAAGACGAAAGTCTTGAAATTTATAAAACAATGAATCATTCTATTCAGAAAATGTATGAGTTATAA
- the rnr gene encoding ribonuclease R, with amino-acid sequence MPKKRKYISHKNDLKMMEIGRLILRFMNANSSKIYNYKQIADGIDYKNPRQRELVIQALHKLQGSEKIKEVEKGKYIVNLKIAGTLTGTIDFNQSGNAYVSVEGLEDDVFVHAKNVKDALQGDKVLIITYHYKGKKLEGSVLEVLERTRTEFVGTFQKVAHKEFGFVVCDKKSINTDIFIPKGKFNTAEDGDKVIVKMTEWRPGDKNPEGEIIQVLGAPGEHETEIHSILAEYGLPYEFPSEVEADADKIDRSITDEEAAKRWDMRNICTFTIDPKDAKDFDDALSIRKLENGNWEIGVHIADVSHYVVPGTILDDEAYKRATSVYLVDRVVPMLPEVLSNDVCSLRPNEDKYTFSAVFELNDEAEIQKQWFGRTVIHSDRRFTYEEAQERIESGQGDLAEEINTLDKLAKIMRQERIRKGAITFDRSEVRFNLDENNEPVGVYFKISKDSNHLIEEFMLLANKKVSEYVSLSRKGEITNNTFIYRVHDDPDPAKLESLRDFVATFGYKMDLANTKKVAASLNKLLHDVKGKGEENMIETLAMRSMSKAVYSTEPIGHYGLGFEYYSHFTSPIRRYPDLLAHRLLQHYLDGGKSPNRGELEEKAKHCSAMERLAADAERDSIKFMQVKFMEKHLGETFRGVISGVAEFGFWVEIPENGAEGLIKLRDLVDDSYMYDAKTHAVYGIRHGNKYQLGDEVQIKVVKANLIQKQLDFQIVK; translated from the coding sequence ATGCCAAAAAAAAGAAAATATATAAGTCATAAAAATGATTTAAAAATGATGGAGATCGGAAGACTGATCCTCCGTTTTATGAATGCGAATTCATCCAAAATTTATAATTATAAGCAGATCGCTGACGGAATAGATTACAAAAATCCAAGACAAAGAGAACTTGTTATCCAGGCGCTGCACAAACTTCAGGGATCTGAAAAGATCAAGGAAGTGGAAAAAGGAAAATATATAGTGAACCTGAAAATCGCTGGAACACTTACCGGAACCATTGACTTCAACCAAAGTGGAAATGCTTATGTAAGTGTGGAAGGATTGGAAGATGATGTCTTCGTACATGCTAAAAATGTGAAGGATGCTTTGCAGGGAGATAAGGTTCTTATTATAACTTATCATTATAAAGGAAAGAAGCTGGAAGGTTCTGTTTTGGAAGTTTTGGAACGTACCAGAACTGAATTTGTAGGAACATTTCAGAAAGTTGCTCATAAGGAATTTGGGTTTGTGGTTTGCGATAAAAAATCAATTAACACAGATATCTTTATTCCGAAAGGAAAATTCAACACTGCTGAAGATGGAGATAAGGTCATTGTAAAAATGACAGAATGGAGACCGGGAGATAAAAACCCTGAAGGAGAAATTATCCAGGTGCTGGGGGCTCCGGGAGAACACGAAACAGAGATCCACTCTATTCTTGCAGAATATGGCCTGCCTTACGAGTTTCCATCCGAAGTGGAGGCAGATGCAGATAAAATAGACAGAAGTATCACAGACGAAGAAGCTGCAAAAAGGTGGGATATGCGTAATATCTGTACATTTACGATTGACCCTAAAGATGCGAAGGATTTTGATGATGCTTTATCCATAAGAAAGCTGGAAAACGGAAACTGGGAAATTGGTGTTCACATTGCGGATGTATCTCATTATGTAGTTCCGGGAACTATTCTTGATGATGAAGCATATAAAAGAGCAACTTCGGTATACCTTGTTGACAGAGTTGTGCCAATGCTTCCTGAAGTTTTGAGTAATGATGTATGTTCCCTTCGCCCTAACGAAGATAAATATACTTTTTCTGCAGTTTTTGAACTGAACGACGAAGCAGAAATTCAGAAACAATGGTTTGGAAGAACAGTTATTCATTCAGACAGGAGATTTACCTATGAAGAAGCTCAGGAACGTATTGAAAGCGGACAGGGAGACCTGGCAGAAGAGATCAATACTCTTGATAAGTTAGCAAAAATTATGCGTCAGGAACGTATCAGAAAAGGAGCTATTACTTTCGACAGAAGTGAAGTAAGATTCAATCTTGATGAAAATAATGAGCCTGTTGGAGTTTACTTTAAAATAAGTAAGGATTCTAACCATCTGATCGAAGAATTCATGCTTTTAGCCAATAAAAAAGTATCGGAATATGTATCTCTGAGCAGAAAAGGAGAGATCACAAATAATACATTTATTTACAGGGTTCACGATGATCCGGATCCTGCGAAACTGGAATCGTTGAGAGACTTCGTTGCTACTTTCGGATATAAAATGGATCTGGCCAATACCAAAAAGGTTGCTGCATCTTTGAACAAACTTCTACATGACGTAAAAGGAAAAGGCGAAGAAAATATGATCGAAACACTTGCGATGAGAAGTATGAGCAAAGCGGTGTACTCTACTGAACCAATCGGGCACTATGGTTTAGGCTTTGAATATTACAGCCACTTTACCTCTCCTATCCGTCGTTATCCGGATTTGCTTGCACACCGTCTTCTTCAGCATTATCTGGATGGAGGAAAATCTCCAAACAGAGGAGAGCTTGAAGAAAAAGCAAAACACTGCAGTGCCATGGAAAGGCTGGCTGCAGATGCAGAAAGAGATTCTATCAAATTTATGCAGGTGAAATTCATGGAAAAACACCTGGGAGAAACTTTCAGAGGGGTTATTTCCGGGGTGGCAGAATTTGGTTTCTGGGTTGAAATTCCTGAAAACGGTGCGGAAGGTCTCATCAAACTTAGAGACCTTGTAGACGATTCATACATGTATGATGCGAAAACTCACGCCGTATACGGAATAAGACATGGAAACAAGTATCAGTTGGGAGATGAAGTTCAGATCAAGGTGGTAAAAGCTAATCTGATTCAGAAGCAGCTTGATTTCCAGATTGTAAAATAA